The sequence CCATACGCTGGGTTTTCTTGGAGAAGATAGTGACTCATGTTTGCTCATAACTACCATTGGGCGAAAGTTGGATTCGAATCTATATTGATTTTCCGAATCATATATCTGCAACTATGTACCCGAGATTATGCGACTTCTTTTCCCTGACAATCAACACCCCAACTATGATAACCAGACTGAGTGAGCCTAATGTAACACAATAACGAGGGCAATTTGAATAACCGCATTAACCTTCTTCTTCGATATACAAGTTAATACTATATGGGGCACACGAGCTAATCATAACAATGAATCTGAGGTAGCAGGTTGACATTTGGTTGTTGTACGTTTTGTCTATCAATTGACCAAATAGAGGGATTATATTATGAAATTAGGAGATATGGATTTCGCATGAAGACCTTAGATACAAGAGGTATGTTATGATGAGAAGGACGTTCATTGTATCAGCTCTGATAGTTATTCTTTCTTTGTCGTTCTTATCGTTAGCCACTTCGGATTTCGAAATTAGCGACGAGTACAGTGTTTCAGATCCATACATCCCTGTATTTCGAAATGACAAGCAGTATGCTTCTGTAATCTCATGGGACGATTATCCAGTATCCGACAGGAATGTCTCATATATGGAGGATTCACTCGGAATGAAGCATACCTCTTTCATCGTAACCCAGAGAATTGATGACGAACATGAGGCATGTTGCTTGGATATGATGTTCCGTGGTCACGACATACAGTCGCACGGGTGGAAACATATAGCATTAGGTGAAACTGATAACCTAACGCTCGTGCGAGAAGTACTTGAAAGAAGTTACGGAGAGATCCAAGATAAGTTCGGGTTCGAACCAATATTGTTTGCCTATCCGTTTGGTTCTGCCGATGAGAATTCCACGTCCATTGCAATGGAGTATTACGATCTCGGCAGAGGCATACAATACGAGGGGAAAGAAAGGATTGGAGAATGGCCGATTACACACAAAGAATATGCGGGTCATTCATTGGTGAACCCCAACGGAATCTGTGATGATAGTGTCCACAAGATATACGGTCAATTTGAGAAAATGATAACCGAACAAAAACCAGCTCCTTTCAATCCAGAGCAGGACAATATGATAAAGAATGTGAATAGCAGTAGGGTCTTCAAGTTGTACGGTCACACCACCGACTCTTTCATCAACGAATCATCCATGGAAGAGCTCGAGAATCAGTTGACCAGGTTATCAAACAGAAATGATACGTGGTTCACTTCTTGGGGTGAAGCAATCGCATATGAGAAAGCGAGGTCACTGACCAACCTATCCGAGTTGACCGTTGCTGATAATTTGTCATTAAATATGGTTGTTGAAGATGAGATAGAACGGTATCCTGTAGAGATAACAGTAAAAGCCGAAGTACCCAGCTTATGGAAAAACCCTGTTGTTCAGATTGGCAACAAGTACGTATCAAACGCTAACACCATCGAGAAGAATCAAAGCAAGTGGATCATGTTCAACGTAGTTCCACATAATTGCTCAATTCGCATAGCCGATGGAGTCTCTCCAGATGAAAGCAAACCGTCAGTAAACAATCCTACTTTGGAGTATCTATCGGGAAATACAGTAATAAGATTCGACGTAAATGACGACCATGGATTCATTTCTGATGTCAATGCCACACTCAGCAACGGTACGTATACTGAACACTTCAGCATAGTTGAGAATCCACTATTCTGGAACAATGAAACCTACGGACTTGTCGCTGATAGCTACATTGGCGGTAATCTCTCATT comes from Candidatus Lokiarchaeota archaeon and encodes:
- a CDS encoding polysaccharide deacetylase family protein, producing MMRRTFIVSALIVILSLSFLSLATSDFEISDEYSVSDPYIPVFRNDKQYASVISWDDYPVSDRNVSYMEDSLGMKHTSFIVTQRIDDEHEACCLDMMFRGHDIQSHGWKHIALGETDNLTLVREVLERSYGEIQDKFGFEPILFAYPFGSADENSTSIAMEYYDLGRGIQYEGKERIGEWPITHKEYAGHSLVNPNGICDDSVHKIYGQFEKMITEQKPAPFNPEQDNMIKNVNSSRVFKLYGHTTDSFINESSMEELENQLTRLSNRNDTWFTSWGEAIAYEKARSLTNLSELTVADNLSLNMVVEDEIERYPVEITVKAEVPSLWKNPVVQIGNKYVSNANTIEKNQSKWIMFNVVPHNCSIRIADGVSPDESKPSVNNPTLEYLSGNTVIRFDVNDDHGFISDVNATLSNGTYTEHFSIVENPLFWNNETYGLVADSYIGGNLSLTVHALDTNGNYVLHRFNVSQL